TTGGTTCAGGATGCCGATCTGCTGTTGAGCGCCGATTGGAAAGTGGTGACCAAACGGGCTCCTTCGGACAAAGAACGCGAGGACCTCGAATTCGTCTGGCGGGTCGCCAAGTTCGTTAAATCCAACGCCATTGTCTACGGCCGGGACGGGATGACCATCGGCGTCGGCGCCGGGCAGATGAGCCGGGTCAACTCGGCCCGTATCGCCGCCATCAAGGCCGAGCATGCTGGCCTGGAAGTCAAAGGTGCCGCTATGGCGTCCGATGCCTTCTTCCCGTTCCGTGATGGGATTGACAACGCCGCTGCCGCTGGGATTACCGCGGTGATCCAGCCGGGCGGTTCGATCCGCGATGAAGAGGTGATTGCCGCCGCGGACGAGGCGGGCATTGCCATGGTCTTTACCGGAATGCGCCACTTCAGGCATTAACCGGTTGGTGAAAAGTCCATCCCGGGACTTTTTCAGGCACGGTCGGGACGCTGCGTTTGTTTCGGCCTAGCACAGCCAATGACACCGCAACGCGGCATTGGCTGTGATCGCCCACCCTGGACTCAGCCCGCGATTGAACAACGCTCACGGCTGGCTATTGCAGAAAAGGAAGACTCATGAAGGTACTGGTAATCGGAGGTGGCGGACGTGAACATGCCCTGGTCTGGAAAATCGTCCAGTCACCGCTGGTTGAGCAGGTTTATTGTGCGCCCGGTAATCCCGGCATTGCCGAGTTGGCCGAATGTGTTCATATTAACGTCGATGAAATCGAGGCCTTACGCGATTTCGCCTTGGCTGAACAGATCGATCTGACTGTGGTCGGTCCGGAAATTCCTTTGACCCTGGGGATTGTGGACAGTTTTAAAGCTGCCGGACTGGATATTTTCGGTCCCAGCAAGTCCGCTGCCCGGATTGAAGGGAGCAAGGGTTTTTCCAAAGACCTGATGGCCAGGCACGGCATCCCGACCGCAGCCTACAAGAGCTTTTCCGACCATTCTGAGGCCGTTGCTTACATCAAGGAGCAGGGCGCACCGATTGTGATCAAAGCCGATGGCCTGGCCGCCGGAAAAGGGGTGGTCGTGGCCATGACCGAAGCGGACGCTGTCGCGGCGGTGGATGAAATTATGCTGGACAAGGTGTTCGGGACGGCTGGCGCCAGTGTGGTGATCGAAGAGTATATGGACGGCGAGGAAGCCTCCTTTTTCGCGTTCACCGACGGCCGGAATATCCTGCCACTGGCTTCTTCGCAGGATCATAAGCGGGTCAATGACAATGATCAGGGACCGAACACCGGTGGAATGGGAGCTTATTCGCCGGCTCCGGTGGTGACGGATGTCTTACATCAAGTCATTGTCGATACCATTGTCAAACCGACCATCGCCGGCATGGCGGCGGACGGCTGTCCTTATTGCGGCATCCTTTATGTCGGGCTGATGATCAAGGACGGTCAGCCCAGGGTGGTCGAGTACAATGCCCGCTTCGGTGATCCTGAAGCACAGCCGCTGCTGATGCGGATGAAGTCGGATATTGTCCCCGTGTTGCAGGCCTGCGCCCGCGGCGAGCTGAAGCAGGACGCCATTGCCTGGCACGACAAAGCCGCGGTCTGCGTGGTTATGGCCAGCGGCGGATACCCGGCGGAGTTTGCCAAGGGCTTGCCGATTTCCGGACTGGACGCTGCCGCCGAACTGGATGACCTGGTGGTTTTTCATGCCGGTACGGCGTTTAAACAAGGGCAGATCGTCAACAACGGGGGGCGGGTTCTCGGAGTGACCGCCCTGGGCGATAGCGTACAGGATGCGATTGAAAAAGCTTATCAGGGGGTTGCCCTGATTGAATGGGAAAAGGTTCACTTTCGACATGATATCGGTGCCAAAGCACTGAACAGATCACATTAAGAGTTAGCAGGAGCGGTAAGTTGATGACAGAAAAAACACCACAGGTCGGAATATTGATGGGGAGTGACAGCGATTACGCGGTCATGGCTGAAACAGCGAAAATTCTTAAGCAGTTTGAGGTTCCTTTTGAGATGATCGTATCGAGCGCCCATCGAACCCCGGAACGGACCGCTGAGTATGTCAGCCAGGCGCGGGGCAGAGGGCTCAAGGTGTTGATCGCCGGCGCTGGTGCCGCAGCGCATCTGGCCGGTGTCGTGGCGGCCGAAACCACTCTGCCGGTCATCGCGGTTCCCATCGATGCCACCTCGCTGCAGGGACTCGATGCCCTGCTGGCCATGGTGCAGATGCCTGCCGGCATTCCTGTCGCCACCATGGCTATCGGTGCGGCCGGGGCACGCAACGCCGGGATTTTTGCGGTGCAGATGCTGGCCACAACGGATGTCGTTCTTGCCGATAAATTGGTTTTGTTTAAAGAAGAAATGGCTGCCGGAGTGATCAAAAAGTCCGCACGGTTGCAGGAAAAACTGCGCGCGGACGGTCTTCTCTGAGTTATTTGCGGATTGTATACAATATACAAATCCATTGACATGGCCAGGGGTTTTGTTTTACCTTTGCCACGGTGGTCAACCATTCAATCAAGAGGGAGGAAGTCTAATGAAGAAGTTTCTCGTATTGCTGGTCGTTGCGGCTTTTTTCGGAACAGCACTGGTTGCTGTTGCTGCCGATAAAGGGCCTGCAGAAGTCAAGTTGGAAGCCAAAATGGGGACGGTGACCTTTCCCCATGAAGCACACCAGGGGTTCATCTCCGATTGTAAAACCTGTCACCACACCGGTGAGTTTGCTGCTTGTACAAGTTGCCACGACGGTAGCAAAGCTCCCAAAGCGAAAGATGCTTTCCATAAAACCTGTACTGGTTGCCACAAAACCGAGAAAAAAGGGCCAACCAAGTGTAAGGAATGTCACGTTAAATAATGACTTTTTCCTGTCATCGGTTTCAATGCCAGTCCGGATCTCCCGGGCTGGCATTTTTTATGGGGAAAAGGGTTGTGCATGACTGAGGAGACGCTTGACGATCTGTCCCTTGGCGGGATTCGTTTGCTGCAGGCGCGAAACGGCTATCGGTATTCCCTTGATCCGATTCTTTTGGCTGATTTCGCGGCTGTGCGCAAAGGTGATCGGGCTGTTGATCTGGGAACCGGGAACGGCATCCTGGCCCTGCTGCTGGGGCGACTTTATGCGGTCGGGGAGGTTGTTGCAATCGAGCGGCAGGAGGCTTTGGCCGAGCGGGCCAGGCGTAATGTTGGCCTCAATGATATGTCTGCGCGGATTCAGGTCGTCTGTGGAGATCTTCGGGAGGTCTGTCGACAGCTGCCTGCCGCCGGATACGATCTGGTGGTCAGCAACCCGCCGTTTCGGAAACTTAACAGCGGCCGGATTGCTCCGAATGACGAGCGGGCGATGGCGCGTCATGAACTGGCCGGAGGCGTGACGGATTTTATAATGGCAGCGGCACGCCTGCTGAAGCATGGAGGTCGTTTTGCGCTGATTCATCTGGCCGAGCGATTGGCGGAGATTTGTGCCGACATGAAGACGGCCGGACTGGAGCCGAAACGGATGCGCCTGGTCCATTCAACCCTTGGTGACGAGGCCAAGCTGGTGTTGCTGGAAGGGCGCAAGGGCGCCAAGCCGGGACTGCTGGTGGCCGGGCCGCTGGTTCTCTACAACAGCAAGGGCGGTTCCCGCGATTATACGGACGAGGTGCGGCGGATCTATTCCCGCCAGGTGTCTGCCCGAGGCGAGGCTACCGACATTTCTGGTGTTGAATCTGACGGGTGAACAGGGTTCGCAGTTCATTTTTGAGTTCAGGGTTGTTCACTGCGGCCAGTTCTTTTTCAATATGTTCTTTTTCCGCGGGAGTCAATTCGACCTTAAGCCAGGGTGGCGGAGCGGCCTGCTGCGGTTTTTTTGGCCGGCCGGGGACCGGCCCTCGGCTTTGCCTGAGGAAGATATCGGTGATGCCCGCCTCTGGGGCCTGGGCAGCAAGCTTCTTGAGGATCTGCGGTTTGAGCATCTGCAACTGCTGCATCCAGACCGGATGATCGACCTGGACTTCGAGGACCCCTTGACGCAATTTCAATGGTCTGGCCCGGGCCGCAATCTGCTCGCCGACCAGTTGATCCCAGATCAGCCAGGCCTGATGACGGCTCAGCTGCCGGCCCAGTTCTGATTGGTCGAACATCTGCTTGATCAGGTGGCCGACCCGTTCGGCCCTCTTCATCGGGGGGCGCTCGATTTTTTTCATCGCCTTGCTCGCCTGCTGATGAATCCGCCCAGCAATTGCCCCGCCACGGCACAGCCAAGGGTAACGGGGATCCAGCGCCAGCTGAATCCGAACAGGTTGCGCAGGACAATGATGAAGGGGATGGAAAAGTGAACCAGGACAAACCAACGCAAAGAGAACTTTTTACTGCTTTCGCGAAAGAAGCCCAGCGGTACATTGCCGCCGAAGGCAACTGCGATAAGGGTGACAAGGGGAAGAATCTGATCTCTGTGCACGGGCCGTTCCTTTGTTTGTGACAGCGCAAAATTGTCGAGGCTATTGGTCAACATAGCATATTTTTTGCCTACTCTACCCTTGAAGAAGCCGCCCTGTCAATTTTCCCGGCAAGGTGAATATCCCTTGCATGGCAGCGGCAATCATGGCATGATGCGCGCCCGGATTGGGCTCGGTTCGCTTTGGACAGAGAGGTGGCTTTTTCGTGGTTGAGAATGGTGACATCGTGGCAATTTTTCATTCGATTCATCGGGTGATGAAAGCTGAGAAAGTTCTCAAACACGAGCAGCTCAAAGTTAAAGTCATTCCCGTGCCGCGTCAGCTGAGTGCTGATTGCGGAATGGCGGTGACGTTTAGTGAGGCGCTGCTGCCTCAGGTGAGAGCCGCTCTGGACCAGGCTGGGCTGGTTATGGTCGAGGTCTGGCAACTGGATTCGGGGGTGTTTTGCCGTCTGATGTGAAACCGGTTGTTTGTAAAAGCTTTTTTCTTGACAATGGGAAGTGCTGTTTTTATATTCATTCTTTCGTGGATTTTGCCACAGATTAAATTATGTTTGATACGCTTTCAGATAAATTAGATTCGGTTTTCAAGAAGCTGCGCGGCCATGGCCGTTTGACGGAGCAGCATATCCAGGCCACCATGCGTGAAATTCGGCTGGTGCTGCTGGAAGCCGACGTCAATTTTCGCGTGGTCAAAGATTTTATTGCCCGGGTCAGCGAGCGTGCGGTCGGTCAGGATGTGCTGAAAAGCCTGACTCCGGCCCAGCAGGTGATCAAGGTGGTGCGCGAAGAGCTCGCGGCGTTGATGGGGGAGGGCGAGGATAACAGCCTTGATCTCGCTGCGAAACCACCGGTGCCGTTGATGGTTTGCGGACTGCAGGGTGCCGGGAAAACCACCTCCTGCGGCAAGCTGGCGTTGAAACTGCGGCGGGAAAAACGTAATCCTTTGCTGGTGCCGGCTGATGTTTACCGCCCAGCAGCAATTGAGCAGTTAAAGACCCTTGGACGACAGATCAATGTCGAGGTTTTTGATTCGCAAGCCGGTCAGGACCCCGTTGATATCTGTAATCGTGCAATGGACTACGCAAAACTTAACGGTTTTGATACAATTATACTTGACACGGCAGGTCGGCTTCATATTGACACTGAGTTGATGGGGGAACTCAAAAGAATCGTTGCCAATATTTCGCCGCGAGAGATTCTGTTCGTTGCCGATGCCATGACCGGCCAGGACGCGGTTACGGTTGCCGCCAGTTTTGATGAGCAGCTTCCGTTGACCGGGGTAGTGCTGACCAAACTGGACGGCGATGCCAGGGGCGGTGCGGCGCTGTCGATACGTGCGGTGACCGGAAAGCCGATCAAGCTGGTTGGTATGGGGGAAAAGCTGGATGCTCTTGAGCAGTTCCATCCGGATCGGATGGCCCAGCGGATTCTCGGCATGGGCGATGTGCTCAGCCTGATCGAAAAAGCCCAGTCGGCGGTTGAAGCTGAAGATGCCGCCGCCATGGAGCAAAAGCTGCGCAAGGATGGATTCACTCTCGAAACCTTCCTTGAACAGATGCAGATGATTAAAAAAATGGGCTCCATTGATTCATTGCTGAAGATGATCCCTGGTGTGGGGAAGGCAATGAAGCAGGCCCAGGGAATGCAGCTTCCTGAAAATGAACTGAAGAAGATTGAAGCGATCATTCGCTCGATGACGCCGCAGGAGCGGTTGAATCATAAAATTCTTAACGGTTCAAGGCGGTTGCGGATCGCCAAAGGGAGCGGCACCCGGGTTCAAGATGTTAACCAGTTGCTCAAGCGCTTCACCGAAGCGCAGAAAATGATGAAAAAGATGCAGAAGATGGGCCCCAAGGGGCTCAAGGGAATGCTGGGCCGGGGTGGTCAGCTTCCTTTTTAAGGGCTACGAATAGAGACTCATTGTTCTGTTCGAAATAGAGACACTATAATCAGAAAAACCAGGAGGAAAGAAAGCATGGCAGTAAAAATCAGGCTCGCCCGCGGTGGCCAAAAAAAGAAACCGGTCTACCGGATTGTCGTAGCTGATGAGCGCTTCCCACGGGATGGCCGGTTTATTGAGGCCTTGGGCCAGTATAATCCGCGTCAGGACGAATTTCTGCTGGACTTCAAGGAAGATCGTGCTTTGGAATGGCTTAACAAAGGTGCTCAGCCGACCGATACTGTACGCCGGCTCTTGCGTCATGCCGGTGTCTGGACCAAGTTCAAGACCAAGGCGACAGCTGAAGCCTAATGCTTGAATCTGGTCCGAATCCGGGGCGCCGACCCCGCAACTACCCGGAGGATGACCTATGAAAGACCTGATCGAGTACATTGCGAAATCTTTAGTTGAACAACCTGACAAGATTGTTATCTCGGAAGAAGTTGCTGAAGATGGCAGTGTGTTGATCAAGCTTGCTGCGGCCCAGGAGGATATGGGCCGGATTATCGGCAAGCAGGGGCGAAATGCTAAGGCGATGCGGACATTGCTGAACGCCAAGGCAACTCGCGAAAATCAACGTGCTGCTTTGCAGATTATGGAGTAAGCGAAGACTTGGTCCGGTCTCTACGCCAAGGCGTTTATAGTTTTTAGATGAAGAATGAAACGGAAGCGCTTCTGGACGTTGGTGTCGTTGTCGGTACCCATGGTTTGCGCGGTGATATAAAAGTTCGATTGAGATCAGGTGATCCCGAGCTGTTGCAGAATATTGCTCAGGTTCACCTGGCTCTGCCGCGTGGCGATCGGCTGAAATTGCGGATCATTCGGCAGGCTGCGCATAAAAATCAGATTCTCCTCCGCTTTGCGGGCTATGAATCGATCAATCTTGTGGAACCACTGGTCGGCGGGCAGCTACTGCTGCGGCAGGATCAGCTGCCGGACCTGGAGGACGACGAATACTACTGGAGTCAGCTGGACGGGTTGCAGGTTATCGATGTGACGCGTGGTGAACTTGGCAGTCTTGTTGATTTGTTTTCCAGCTCCGCGCACGATACTTATGTTGTTCGGGGTGAATTCGGTGAAGTTCTTATCCCGGCGGTCAAGCAGTTTGTCCAGGACATCGACCTGGAACGCAGAATTATGAGAGTGGATCTCCCCGACGGGCTGATCCAGGAAGAACAATGATCTTTGATGTTTTGACCCTGTTTCCGGGAATGTTTACTTCGCCGCTGGGCGAGAGTATTCTCGGGCGGGCGGTCAGTCAGGGGTTGTTTTCGGTTCGTGCGCATAATTTACGCGACTGGGCCGAAGGAAAGCATTTGACCACAGACGACGCTCCCTATGGCGGCGGTGACGGGATGGTGATGAAACCGGAGCCGGTGGCCAGGGCGATTGCCCGTCTGCGGGAAGAGACGCCCGGCAGTAAGGTGCTGCTGATGACCCCCCAGGGGGTTCCTTTTCGGCAGCAGCATGCCAGGCAACTCTCCCGTGAGAACGGGCTGATCTTTGTCTGTGGGCGTTATGAAGGGTTTGATGAGCGGATTCGGCAGACCCTGGTTGACGAGGAATATTCGATCGGTGATTTCGTCCTGACCGGTGGTGAGTTACCGGCCATGGTGATGATCGATGCCATTGCACGTCATCTGCCCGGAGTCCTTGGCTCCAACGGCAGTGTTGAAACGGATTCGTTTGCGGACGGTTTGCTGGAATATCCCCAATATACCCGGCCGGCCGTGTTTAACGGGCTGGCCGTCCCCGAGGTGTTGCTTTCCGGGGATCATGGCCGAATTGCCCGCTGGCGCCGGGAGCAGCAACTGCAGCGGACCTTTGAACGGCGGCCGGAGTTGCTGGCGACAGCTGAACTGACTGAACAGGATCAGGTTTTTATTGAAAAATTACGCCGGCGAGCCGGCTCTGGGTAACGCGGGCGGGTTCGCTGAGAGTACCGCCGCTGGAAAAAGAATACAGGGATCATTCAAAAACGGACGAAATGAACCGAGGAGGATAGAAGAATGAACATTATCGATAAACTGGAAATGGAACAGATTAAAAAGGATATTCCGACCTTCAAGGCTGGCGACACCTTGAAAGTTCATGTCAAAATTACTGAGGGTGACAAGCAGCGGATCCAGATTTTCCAAGGGATCTGCATCAAACGCGTGAACCGTGGCCTCGGTTCTTCCTACACCGTGCGTAAAATGTCGGGAAATATCGGTGTGGAGCGGATTTTCCCGCTGCATTCCCCCAGTATTGACAAAATCGAGGTGGTCCGGATCGGTCAGGTTCGGCGTGCCAAGCTCTACTACCTGCGTAACCTGCGCGGTAAAGCTGCCCGGATCTCCGAAAAGCGGATGGTCTGATCAGCAAAGATTCGCTACAATGAAGCCCCCTTCGCAAGTCGGGGGCTTTTTTTGTTGCCGCCATGCCGGTGGGGTTGTGAACCCGCCTTTCGGGTCTGATCGGCAGCTGGTGATTTTGCCTTTAGTGGAATGATGAAGTGACAACGCTAAATCTCTTTACAGAAGCTGCGGTCTCCACCCTGTATTTCGAAGAGCAGGCCCGGCAGCGTGGTTTTCAGCTGGTCGCCGGAATTGATGAGGCGGGGCGCGGCCCTTTGGCCGGACCGGTGGTCGCGGCAGCGGTGGTTCTTCCTGAGCAGTTCCTGCTGCCCGGGCTGACCGATTCCAAAAAATTAAGTGAAAAAAAACGCGCGGCGCTGTACCCGGAAATCCGTCGGCAGGCCACCGCAGTCGGCGTAGGCGTGGCCTCGGCAGCGGAGATTGACCGCCTCAATATTCTTCAGGCGACCCTGTTGGCCATGCGCAGAGCTATTGCCCGGCTGGCAGAGTCCCCGGATCACCTGCTCATCGACGGGATCACTCCGCTGCCGGTCAAGATTTCCCAGCAGACCATCAAACAGGGGGACAGCCGTTCGTTGTCGATTGCTGCGGCTTCGGTGATAGCCAAGGTGGTGCGTGACCGGATCATGCTCAGTTTTGACAGGCAGTTCCCTGAATATGGCTTTGCCAAACATAAAGGTTACGGGACCAAAGATCATTGTCAGGCTATCGCTGCCTTCGGCCCCAGCAGCCAGCACCGCAAAACCTTTGGCGGTGTCAAAGAGCACGTTAGGGATGTGTGGTGAGCGATGCACGGCTGTCGCTTGGGGCCTGGGGGGAAGCACAGGCGGCCGAGTTTTTGAAAAAACAGGGGATGTGTATCCTGGAACGCAACTTCCGTACTCCGGTTGGGGAAATCGATATTATCGCCCGGCAGCGTGGCTGGTTGGTTTTTGTCGAGGTCAAAACCCGGCGAAGTAACGCTTTCGGTACGCCTCAGGAGGCGGTCGGTAGTCGCAAACAACGGCAGATCATCCGCACCGCCCAGTGGTATCTGCAACAACCCGGCAAGCCGGGCAGGCTGCAACCGAGATTTGATGTTCTGGCGGTTTTATGCCAGAGTGACGGCACGGCGCAAATAACGCACCTGCCAGATGCGTTTTCACTGCCTGACTGATCTTGTGACCAGGTTTTATGGAGAACTTATGACAGCAACCACTCAATCGGTTTCGCGGGATCTCAATGCTTTAGGGCTGTTCCGCGTCGGGGTCGCAACCCCGGAATTGAAAATTGCCGATATTGATTTCAACCTTGCCGAAATCCTTCGTCTTGCCAGCAGGGCCGCTGAGGCCGGGTGCCAATTGCTCCTGTTTCCCGAATTGTGCCTGACCGGCTATACCTGCGCCGATCTGTTTTTTCAAAAACATCTGCAGCAAGGGGCCTTGCAGGCGTTGGAGACTGTCGCCGGGTTTACCGCCGGGACCGATATGGTGCTGGTCGTGGGCGTTCCCGTGTCCTCGGCCGGCC
The Pelobacter seleniigenes DSM 18267 DNA segment above includes these coding regions:
- the trmD gene encoding tRNA (guanosine(37)-N1)-methyltransferase TrmD — encoded protein: MIFDVLTLFPGMFTSPLGESILGRAVSQGLFSVRAHNLRDWAEGKHLTTDDAPYGGGDGMVMKPEPVARAIARLREETPGSKVLLMTPQGVPFRQQHARQLSRENGLIFVCGRYEGFDERIRQTLVDEEYSIGDFVLTGGELPAMVMIDAIARHLPGVLGSNGSVETDSFADGLLEYPQYTRPAVFNGLAVPEVLLSGDHGRIARWRREQQLQRTFERRPELLATAELTEQDQVFIEKLRRRAGSG
- a CDS encoding YraN family protein, whose protein sequence is MSDARLSLGAWGEAQAAEFLKKQGMCILERNFRTPVGEIDIIARQRGWLVFVEVKTRRSNAFGTPQEAVGSRKQRQIIRTAQWYLQQPGKPGRLQPRFDVLAVLCQSDGTAQITHLPDAFSLPD
- the rplS gene encoding 50S ribosomal protein L19, with the translated sequence MNIIDKLEMEQIKKDIPTFKAGDTLKVHVKITEGDKQRIQIFQGICIKRVNRGLGSSYTVRKMSGNIGVERIFPLHSPSIDKIEVVRIGQVRRAKLYYLRNLRGKAARISEKRMV
- the rpsP gene encoding 30S ribosomal protein S16, with the protein product MAVKIRLARGGQKKKPVYRIVVADERFPRDGRFIEALGQYNPRQDEFLLDFKEDRALEWLNKGAQPTDTVRRLLRHAGVWTKFKTKATAEA
- a CDS encoding tRNA1(Val) (adenine(37)-N6)-methyltransferase; its protein translation is MTEETLDDLSLGGIRLLQARNGYRYSLDPILLADFAAVRKGDRAVDLGTGNGILALLLGRLYAVGEVVAIERQEALAERARRNVGLNDMSARIQVVCGDLREVCRQLPAAGYDLVVSNPPFRKLNSGRIAPNDERAMARHELAGGVTDFIMAAARLLKHGGRFALIHLAERLAEICADMKTAGLEPKRMRLVHSTLGDEAKLVLLEGRKGAKPGLLVAGPLVLYNSKGGSRDYTDEVRRIYSRQVSARGEATDISGVESDG
- a CDS encoding DciA family protein, with translation MKKIERPPMKRAERVGHLIKQMFDQSELGRQLSRHQAWLIWDQLVGEQIAARARPLKLRQGVLEVQVDHPVWMQQLQMLKPQILKKLAAQAPEAGITDIFLRQSRGPVPGRPKKPQQAAPPPWLKVELTPAEKEHIEKELAAVNNPELKNELRTLFTRQIQHQKCR
- a CDS encoding ribonuclease HII, translated to MTTLNLFTEAAVSTLYFEEQARQRGFQLVAGIDEAGRGPLAGPVVAAAVVLPEQFLLPGLTDSKKLSEKKRAALYPEIRRQATAVGVGVASAAEIDRLNILQATLLAMRRAIARLAESPDHLLIDGITPLPVKISQQTIKQGDSRSLSIAAASVIAKVVRDRIMLSFDRQFPEYGFAKHKGYGTKDHCQAIAAFGPSSQHRKTFGGVKEHVRDVW
- the rimM gene encoding ribosome maturation factor RimM (Essential for efficient processing of 16S rRNA); protein product: MKNETEALLDVGVVVGTHGLRGDIKVRLRSGDPELLQNIAQVHLALPRGDRLKLRIIRQAAHKNQILLRFAGYESINLVEPLVGGQLLLRQDQLPDLEDDEYYWSQLDGLQVIDVTRGELGSLVDLFSSSAHDTYVVRGEFGEVLIPAVKQFVQDIDLERRIMRVDLPDGLIQEEQ
- a CDS encoding cytochrome c3 family protein, translating into MKKFLVLLVVAAFFGTALVAVAADKGPAEVKLEAKMGTVTFPHEAHQGFISDCKTCHHTGEFAACTSCHDGSKAPKAKDAFHKTCTGCHKTEKKGPTKCKECHVK
- the ffh gene encoding signal recognition particle protein, which produces MFDTLSDKLDSVFKKLRGHGRLTEQHIQATMREIRLVLLEADVNFRVVKDFIARVSERAVGQDVLKSLTPAQQVIKVVREELAALMGEGEDNSLDLAAKPPVPLMVCGLQGAGKTTSCGKLALKLRREKRNPLLVPADVYRPAAIEQLKTLGRQINVEVFDSQAGQDPVDICNRAMDYAKLNGFDTIILDTAGRLHIDTELMGELKRIVANISPREILFVADAMTGQDAVTVAASFDEQLPLTGVVLTKLDGDARGGAALSIRAVTGKPIKLVGMGEKLDALEQFHPDRMAQRILGMGDVLSLIEKAQSAVEAEDAAAMEQKLRKDGFTLETFLEQMQMIKKMGSIDSLLKMIPGVGKAMKQAQGMQLPENELKKIEAIIRSMTPQERLNHKILNGSRRLRIAKGSGTRVQDVNQLLKRFTEAQKMMKKMQKMGPKGLKGMLGRGGQLPF
- the purD gene encoding phosphoribosylamine--glycine ligase, yielding MKVLVIGGGGREHALVWKIVQSPLVEQVYCAPGNPGIAELAECVHINVDEIEALRDFALAEQIDLTVVGPEIPLTLGIVDSFKAAGLDIFGPSKSAARIEGSKGFSKDLMARHGIPTAAYKSFSDHSEAVAYIKEQGAPIVIKADGLAAGKGVVVAMTEADAVAAVDEIMLDKVFGTAGASVVIEEYMDGEEASFFAFTDGRNILPLASSQDHKRVNDNDQGPNTGGMGAYSPAPVVTDVLHQVIVDTIVKPTIAGMAADGCPYCGILYVGLMIKDGQPRVVEYNARFGDPEAQPLLMRMKSDIVPVLQACARGELKQDAIAWHDKAAVCVVMASGGYPAEFAKGLPISGLDAAAELDDLVVFHAGTAFKQGQIVNNGGRVLGVTALGDSVQDAIEKAYQGVALIEWEKVHFRHDIGAKALNRSH
- a CDS encoding DUF3343 domain-containing protein, which translates into the protein MVENGDIVAIFHSIHRVMKAEKVLKHEQLKVKVIPVPRQLSADCGMAVTFSEALLPQVRAALDQAGLVMVEVWQLDSGVFCRLM
- a CDS encoding KH domain-containing protein, which gives rise to MKDLIEYIAKSLVEQPDKIVISEEVAEDGSVLIKLAAAQEDMGRIIGKQGRNAKAMRTLLNAKATRENQRAALQIME
- the purE gene encoding 5-(carboxyamino)imidazole ribonucleotide mutase; translation: MTEKTPQVGILMGSDSDYAVMAETAKILKQFEVPFEMIVSSAHRTPERTAEYVSQARGRGLKVLIAGAGAAAHLAGVVAAETTLPVIAVPIDATSLQGLDALLAMVQMPAGIPVATMAIGAAGARNAGIFAVQMLATTDVVLADKLVLFKEEMAAGVIKKSARLQEKLRADGLL